A DNA window from Turicibacter sp. TJ11 contains the following coding sequences:
- a CDS encoding AI-2E family transporter, producing the protein MFESLKKNKQLFMTCLSVFLVGVSLIFVYYTLENIGFITNEIHTFLLLIRPVIIAFGIAYVLNRPMIYIEDQLQRLSQRLMKKRLPSGFSRGMTILILFFLVVGFIYVLFNSVIPPIIKNLRLLLDTLPNFQQSINYYIDELGPYVQSTVTQQQIDQMSNFVTNVLGSIGSYMLQLGTGVITNVTGFAISTLTTIILSIYFLKDKEILIRSVDKGAQSLLPANSLVRVKQLLHDLDIVFGGFLIAQLIAAILAGVFSTMILVLIDHPFAILVGLVTGVANVIPYIGPILGALLGCVLGLFSSLNLAIVSLVLLTIYQQLDANVIQPKLLSNSVGLNPVWVLIAILIGGHYLGMVGMIVSIPSAALAQIYLTRRYHRLKNQQKI; encoded by the coding sequence ATGTTTGAGTCATTAAAGAAAAATAAGCAACTCTTTATGACTTGCTTAAGTGTTTTTCTCGTTGGAGTTAGCTTAATTTTTGTTTATTATACTTTAGAAAATATAGGATTCATTACTAATGAAATTCATACATTTCTTTTATTAATTAGACCTGTGATTATTGCTTTTGGTATTGCTTATGTTTTAAATCGTCCGATGATTTATATTGAGGATCAACTTCAACGCCTCAGTCAGCGATTGATGAAAAAGAGATTACCCTCAGGATTTAGTCGTGGAATGACCATTTTAATTTTATTTTTTCTCGTAGTTGGATTTATTTATGTTTTATTTAATAGTGTAATACCACCCATTATAAAAAATCTTCGTTTATTATTAGACACATTACCAAATTTTCAACAAAGTATTAATTATTATATCGATGAGTTAGGGCCATATGTTCAATCGACCGTTACTCAGCAACAGATTGATCAAATGTCTAATTTTGTGACTAATGTTTTAGGATCGATTGGAAGTTATATGTTACAGCTTGGAACAGGAGTGATTACAAATGTCACTGGTTTTGCGATAAGTACACTAACAACAATTATCTTATCCATTTATTTTTTAAAGGATAAAGAAATTTTAATCCGTTCAGTTGATAAAGGAGCGCAATCTCTTTTACCAGCTAACTCGTTAGTTCGTGTAAAGCAGCTACTTCATGATTTAGATATTGTCTTCGGTGGATTTTTAATTGCTCAATTAATTGCAGCCATTTTAGCAGGGGTCTTTTCAACGATGATCTTAGTGTTGATTGATCACCCATTTGCTATTTTAGTTGGATTAGTAACCGGTGTGGCGAACGTCATTCCTTACATTGGACCGATTTTAGGAGCTTTATTAGGGTGTGTACTAGGATTGTTTTCAAGTTTAAATTTAGCCATTGTATCGTTAGTGTTATTAACCATTTACCAGCAACTAGATGCTAACGTTATTCAACCGAAATTATTAAGTAATAGTGTCGGATTAAATCCAGTTTGGGTGTTAATCGCCATCTTAATTGGTGGTCATTATCTAGGAATGGTTGGAATGATCGTTTCTATTCCATCCGCGGCATTAGCACAAATTTATTTAACTCGTCGCTATCATCGTCTTAAAAATCAGCAAAAAATATAA
- a CDS encoding glycoside hydrolase family 1 protein — MKNFKMPDDFLWGSASAAYQVEGAYLEDGKGLSNWDQFVRIEGKTFKGTTGDVAVDHYHRFKEDVKLMAEMGLKTYRFSISWPRVIPTGNGEVNEAGLKFYEDLIDECLKYNIEPMVTIFHWDLPQALVDQYCGFEDRRIIDDFVNYAKVLFKRFKNKVKYWITLNEQNVFTSLGWLTAMHPPGKFDDEKTFYQVNHHAFMAHAKTVLLFKEMIPNGKIGASFAYSPSYAIDCQPINAMSKMDFDDMKNFWWMDMYAYGRYPKSTFIHLQNKGIAPQMEEEDGEILKEAASKVDFMGVNYYQTSVCEYNPLDGVTPYGTFNTTGVKGSNQVMGQPGLFKNPSNPYLKTTDWDWTIDPIGLRYGLREITSRYQLPIIISENGLGAFDKKEEDGSVHDPYRIAFLKSHIEELKLAMEQGCEVIAYCTWSFTDLLSWLNGYQKRYGFVYVDREEEEEGATLNRYKKDSYYWYKEVIASNGENL; from the coding sequence ATGAAGAATTTTAAAATGCCAGATGATTTTTTATGGGGAAGTGCTTCTGCTGCTTATCAAGTAGAGGGGGCTTACTTAGAAGATGGAAAAGGTTTATCTAACTGGGATCAATTTGTCAGAATCGAAGGAAAAACATTCAAAGGAACAACGGGTGATGTTGCTGTTGATCATTATCATCGTTTTAAAGAAGATGTGAAGTTAATGGCAGAGATGGGACTTAAAACGTATCGTTTTTCAATTTCATGGCCTCGTGTCATTCCAACTGGGAATGGGGAAGTGAATGAAGCGGGACTAAAATTTTATGAAGATTTAATCGATGAATGCTTAAAGTACAATATTGAACCAATGGTTACAATTTTTCACTGGGACTTACCACAAGCTTTAGTTGATCAATATTGTGGATTTGAAGATCGTCGCATTATTGATGACTTTGTTAATTATGCAAAAGTTTTATTTAAGCGATTTAAAAATAAAGTGAAGTACTGGATTACATTAAATGAACAAAATGTTTTTACATCACTCGGATGGTTAACGGCTATGCATCCACCAGGAAAATTTGATGATGAAAAAACGTTTTATCAAGTGAATCATCATGCGTTTATGGCACATGCCAAGACGGTTTTATTATTTAAAGAAATGATTCCAAATGGAAAAATTGGAGCAAGTTTTGCTTATAGTCCGAGCTATGCGATCGACTGCCAACCTATTAACGCGATGTCTAAAATGGATTTTGATGATATGAAAAACTTTTGGTGGATGGATATGTATGCTTATGGACGTTATCCAAAATCAACGTTTATTCATTTACAAAATAAAGGAATAGCTCCACAAATGGAAGAGGAAGATGGGGAAATTTTAAAAGAAGCTGCTTCAAAAGTTGATTTCATGGGAGTTAATTATTATCAAACAAGTGTCTGTGAATATAACCCACTAGATGGAGTTACACCTTATGGAACGTTTAATACAACAGGGGTGAAAGGTTCAAATCAAGTGATGGGACAACCTGGATTATTTAAAAATCCGTCTAATCCTTATTTGAAAACAACGGATTGGGATTGGACGATTGACCCAATTGGGTTGCGTTATGGACTACGAGAAATTACAAGCCGTTATCAATTACCAATTATTATTTCTGAAAATGGACTAGGTGCTTTTGATAAAAAAGAGGAAGATGGTTCAGTTCATGACCCTTACCGAATTGCTTTCTTAAAATCACACATTGAAGAATTGAAACTTGCGATGGAACAAGGATGTGAAGTGATTGCCTATTGTACATGGTCATTTACAGACTTATTAAGTTGGCTTAATGGTTATCAAAAACGTTATGGATTTGTTTACGTCGATCGAGAAGAAGAGGAAGAAGGAGCAACTTTAAATCGCTATAAAAAAGATAGCTACTATTGGTATAAAGAAGTCATTGCTTCAAATGGTGAGAACTTGTAG
- the splB gene encoding spore photoproduct lyase: MFKPKHVYIEKEALDYPLGVELKEKFENMDIPVDILESNRVNFLRGKNVQEKYEIGKRVLVVGVRRTLEFQSCKPSAHYQLPLVTGCIGKCEYCYLNTNLKDKPFTRIYVNIDDVFKKAKKYVQTGKFKPTIFEGSATSDPVPVEPYTHALAQSIEYFGKLPDARFRFVTKFTDVDGLLHLKHNEKTEIRFSINTDTVIESFEHGTPRVKQRIEAARKVIKAGYPVGFLIAPVFIYPNWKEDYLMLIKMLKNYLPDEDLKHPITFEIISHRFTPTAKNHILQVFEQSKLPMDESERTYKYGQFGYGKYVYPKETIAEIKELFEFGLKHLPFPYEIKYII, encoded by the coding sequence ATGTTTAAACCAAAGCACGTTTATATTGAAAAAGAAGCACTTGATTATCCACTTGGAGTTGAGTTGAAAGAGAAGTTTGAAAACATGGATATTCCAGTTGATATTTTAGAGAGTAATCGGGTTAACTTTTTAAGAGGAAAGAATGTTCAAGAAAAATATGAAATTGGAAAGCGCGTCCTTGTTGTTGGAGTGCGTCGAACATTAGAATTTCAATCGTGTAAGCCATCTGCCCATTATCAATTACCACTAGTAACAGGGTGTATTGGAAAATGTGAGTACTGTTATTTAAATACGAATTTAAAGGATAAACCATTCACACGTATTTATGTGAACATTGACGATGTTTTTAAAAAGGCAAAAAAATATGTTCAGACTGGAAAATTTAAACCGACGATTTTTGAAGGATCTGCAACTTCCGATCCCGTTCCTGTTGAGCCTTACACACATGCCTTAGCTCAATCAATCGAGTATTTTGGAAAGCTACCCGATGCAAGATTTCGCTTTGTGACTAAATTTACAGATGTAGATGGGTTACTTCATTTAAAACATAATGAGAAGACCGAAATCAGATTTTCAATTAACACAGATACCGTCATTGAAAGTTTTGAACATGGAACACCTCGTGTCAAACAACGGATTGAGGCGGCACGAAAAGTGATCAAAGCAGGCTATCCCGTTGGTTTTTTAATTGCTCCTGTGTTCATCTATCCTAATTGGAAAGAAGATTATCTCATGTTAATTAAGATGCTTAAAAATTATTTACCAGATGAAGATTTGAAGCATCCGATTACTTTTGAGATTATTTCTCACCGTTTTACCCCAACGGCTAAAAATCATATTTTACAAGTTTTTGAACAAAGTAAATTACCGATGGATGAATCTGAGCGTACTTATAAATACGGTCAGTTTGGTTATGGAAAGTATGTTTATCCAAAAGAAACAATTGCTGAAATAAAAGAGTTATTTGAATTTGGATTGAAGCATCTACCATTTCCTTATGAAATTAAATACATTATCTAA
- a CDS encoding NPCBM/NEW2 domain-containing protein, protein MKKVLSTLLATSLTISNFSPVLHVFADQLPSNQLGIEESEKEVKEATVRSFMLNQYSNFDKYNEQYRVSKEDIRSFSNNGGCYFSSKLEQAFDGDLSTHWETGTPNSSSFTNEVVVEFNSPESINRMAYATRQDSAKGKGFPTEFEIYTSNSEEDDFELAVTGSHKMTGNMVQFQFDTITAKKIKFVFKSAHQNWASASEFWFYKEDSLLDQMESLFTNDSKNELNETVDNIQKLNDLEAKASQHPFYEAFKEEFENARILLETEPVEYMNAMVSTFTAVDDERLSLYDELYKVSDEEITSITTNGGHYASSDITKAMDNDFDTRWHSGKQNNANFTNEVIITLDKLTTISRLMYSNTRTRGFAQEFNIYISKTSQGDTFEKITSGQMKIDTENVMEILFNPVDARRIKFVFTKGYEDWAVASEFGIYKQDHLSEMMNRLFVDSVMSELNPEFATIEMIDSLMEAAYDHPFKEEYLSKLEIAKELITFGVIESGTSNVNRFTPFYTDYIDSYDEAYRVPISSISNNGGQYGSSAIKYAIDEDVTTHWETGKPNSSSFTNEVILTLEEASVINRLTYHARMNKKGFPIRFSIYVSPVASGNNFQKVSEGGYSLTTDMLEIQFEAVKAKRVKFVFEEAYQDYAAIGDIRVYTKDDVSNQMKKLFTNALMDTVSEEYRSLEKLAILENEVSNHPLASVYLEEIQIAKDILNHELQTIKTVVAEQVGNRATHTSQNLKFGFGNNNYQPTGIVALAGQEITVYVDAKPGEPLPQLVFSQQEGSFASWARSVTLHIGKNVITVPEVNQNDGWYHYDVTPGGPVYILNPYTQQEQSQAPVIRFASGVEAFPMMDENTDEAQFLEFLVDYKTRLDEDKAAHPDVMDRKMIDVVEVVSDHLYFTGTATGAYEAYINQNFSPLQTIKMYNDHMDVIFDYFGFDESREIHDVKYTRENIRLAQPFGYMYAAGTHIGVQGDVMISMLTTVGGWGVDHEIGHRLDIAERTIGEVTNNMIPQYTSYYYGNLNKRIPFESHTYKNVIATDNNAYYSGGYFEQLAVFWQLEMIYPGYWARLNQLYRENNVVLDSTNSANDKLNQLAKYSSLALELDLTEHFERHGFYVSDETKEIVSQYEKPSIKTWYANYDYIEYEGDGFDEDVTVDVSLESSGDSLKLTFTVDDEAKNDVLGYEIFKDDQLIGFTSTNSFIDQSVSKEDGVNYTVIPYDKKLQPGQAASINTLTPTLLLQQSEYTIKLNESFNPMHLVHATNYLGEDISSRVVVHGNVDATERGTYPIEFTIEDEGITVSKVMNVNVVSDYDYLSDLEWTSAKTQFGTIRKNESIKGRLYGEIKDFEKGIRIHANGTLVYDLSEVEYEYFEALLGVDMNITSQNNSSLKFIIKADGEVIFETGVLKHADDLIPVKLPVHDVQQLTIEVSDAGNTNTSDHSVIINPKLTTNNAKPTLTIPADTAVKVGESIEDVVGSYEAIDAEDGNLFEDVVVSGVEKVNFNRPGTYEINYRVTDSDKNQVEKSRTILVINMDDFDYLTDYEWKSAIQSYGSAKKDVSASSNPLRLTNEHGEIVTYDRGIGAHSTSTIIYDLTNKNYGFFTAYVGVDRQMYGSVGSVTFEVYVDGVKQFDSGRMNSKDPRQYVEVNVAGAKELKLVVTDAGNGNGSDHATWADTKLHYAKELSIDTTLLEEKLQEAKEINSNEFTHESYEALGLTIMEAESLLTREEVTQEEIDAMIEALSTAINNLIVIGDLTSLTELISKAQSLDAALYTVTSIQALQEVLNEADELVNSKNATESQVVKMADKLSKALENLVMLSEYEPLKELLEQVNELKVYLYSKESVAIIEELKEVLPVVLANDTLTSQQIQQQIDFTKDQLENLDFNQQKIKLQKRLEEISDISFEDVVGIKHAEARWSNFIFVKDYLQSLLIDLESTDEVISQGLAMLDYTLGELFNS, encoded by the coding sequence ATGAAGAAAGTTTTATCAACGTTATTAGCGACTTCATTAACTATCTCTAATTTTTCACCAGTACTTCATGTGTTTGCTGATCAGTTACCTTCTAATCAGTTAGGGATTGAAGAAAGTGAAAAAGAAGTTAAGGAAGCAACTGTTCGTTCATTTATGCTTAATCAATATAGTAACTTTGATAAGTATAATGAACAGTATCGTGTATCAAAAGAAGACATCCGTTCATTTTCAAATAATGGAGGATGTTACTTTTCAAGTAAATTAGAACAAGCATTTGATGGTGATTTATCTACTCACTGGGAAACGGGAACTCCAAATAGTTCATCGTTTACAAATGAAGTTGTCGTTGAGTTTAATTCACCTGAGTCTATTAATCGTATGGCTTATGCGACACGTCAGGATTCAGCTAAGGGAAAAGGATTCCCAACTGAATTTGAAATTTACACCTCAAACAGTGAAGAGGATGATTTTGAATTAGCAGTTACCGGAAGTCATAAAATGACAGGAAATATGGTACAGTTTCAATTTGATACAATTACGGCTAAAAAAATTAAATTTGTTTTTAAATCAGCTCATCAAAATTGGGCAAGTGCCTCAGAATTTTGGTTCTATAAAGAGGATTCATTACTTGATCAAATGGAGAGTCTATTTACGAATGATTCAAAAAATGAATTAAATGAAACTGTTGATAACATTCAAAAGTTAAATGACTTAGAAGCTAAAGCGAGTCAACATCCTTTTTATGAAGCATTTAAAGAAGAATTTGAAAATGCACGTATCTTATTAGAAACTGAGCCGGTTGAATATATGAACGCGATGGTTTCAACATTTACAGCGGTTGATGATGAGCGATTAAGTCTTTATGACGAGTTATATAAAGTATCTGATGAAGAGATCACAAGCATTACGACAAATGGTGGACATTATGCTTCAAGTGATATTACGAAAGCAATGGATAATGACTTTGATACTCGATGGCATTCAGGAAAACAAAATAATGCTAATTTTACAAATGAAGTGATTATTACATTAGATAAATTAACAACAATCAGTAGATTGATGTATTCAAATACTCGAACACGTGGATTTGCACAGGAGTTTAACATCTATATTTCTAAAACATCTCAAGGAGATACGTTTGAAAAAATTACATCAGGTCAAATGAAAATTGATACGGAAAATGTAATGGAAATTCTATTTAATCCAGTGGATGCCCGTCGTATTAAATTTGTCTTTACTAAAGGATATGAAGATTGGGCGGTAGCATCAGAATTTGGAATTTATAAACAAGATCATTTATCGGAAATGATGAATCGTTTATTTGTAGATTCAGTGATGAGTGAATTAAATCCTGAATTTGCAACCATTGAAATGATTGACTCATTGATGGAAGCAGCTTATGATCATCCATTTAAAGAAGAGTATCTTTCAAAGTTAGAGATTGCTAAAGAGCTAATTACATTTGGTGTCATTGAGTCAGGAACTTCAAACGTTAATCGCTTTACACCATTTTATACCGATTATATCGATTCATATGATGAGGCTTATCGTGTTCCGATTTCTAGTATTAGCAATAATGGAGGACAGTATGGAAGTTCAGCCATTAAGTATGCCATCGATGAGGATGTGACAACTCATTGGGAAACAGGAAAACCAAATAGCTCATCGTTTACAAACGAAGTTATTTTAACGTTAGAAGAAGCAAGTGTCATTAATCGTCTAACATATCATGCAAGAATGAATAAAAAAGGATTCCCTATCCGATTTAGTATCTATGTTTCACCAGTTGCTTCAGGAAATAATTTTCAAAAAGTATCTGAAGGTGGATATAGTTTAACAACAGATATGCTAGAAATTCAATTCGAAGCTGTCAAAGCAAAACGTGTTAAATTTGTATTTGAAGAAGCTTATCAAGATTATGCAGCCATTGGAGATATTCGTGTTTATACAAAAGATGACGTATCGAATCAGATGAAAAAGCTATTTACAAATGCTTTAATGGATACCGTGTCAGAAGAGTATCGTTCACTTGAAAAGCTAGCTATTTTAGAAAATGAAGTTTCAAATCATCCACTAGCTTCTGTTTATTTAGAAGAGATTCAAATCGCAAAAGATATTTTGAACCATGAGTTACAAACGATTAAAACGGTCGTTGCCGAACAGGTTGGAAATCGAGCAACACATACGAGCCAAAACTTAAAGTTTGGATTTGGTAATAATAATTATCAACCAACGGGAATTGTTGCTTTAGCAGGGCAAGAAATTACTGTTTATGTTGATGCCAAACCAGGAGAACCGCTTCCACAGTTAGTTTTCTCACAACAGGAGGGAAGTTTTGCAAGTTGGGCACGCTCAGTCACGTTGCATATTGGAAAAAACGTGATTACAGTACCAGAGGTTAATCAAAATGATGGTTGGTATCATTACGATGTGACACCAGGTGGACCTGTTTACATTTTAAATCCATATACCCAACAAGAGCAAAGTCAAGCTCCAGTGATTCGTTTTGCATCAGGTGTTGAAGCATTCCCGATGATGGATGAAAACACAGATGAAGCACAATTTTTAGAGTTTTTAGTTGATTACAAAACTCGATTAGATGAGGATAAAGCAGCTCATCCTGATGTGATGGATCGAAAAATGATTGATGTGGTGGAGGTCGTTTCAGATCACCTATACTTTACTGGAACAGCTACTGGTGCGTATGAAGCTTATATTAATCAAAACTTCAGTCCACTTCAAACTATCAAGATGTATAACGATCATATGGATGTTATTTTTGATTATTTTGGATTTGATGAAAGTCGTGAGATTCACGATGTGAAGTATACACGCGAAAACATTCGTCTTGCTCAGCCATTTGGTTACATGTATGCAGCGGGTACTCATATCGGGGTTCAAGGAGATGTCATGATAAGCATGTTAACAACTGTTGGAGGTTGGGGTGTTGATCATGAGATTGGTCACCGATTAGATATCGCAGAACGAACAATTGGTGAAGTGACGAACAACATGATTCCACAATATACGTCTTATTACTACGGTAATTTAAATAAACGAATTCCATTTGAATCGCACACCTATAAAAATGTAATAGCGACAGATAATAATGCTTACTATTCAGGTGGATATTTTGAACAGCTAGCTGTTTTTTGGCAACTTGAAATGATTTATCCAGGTTACTGGGCAAGACTGAATCAATTATATCGTGAGAATAACGTCGTCTTAGATTCAACGAATTCAGCAAATGATAAGTTAAATCAACTCGCAAAATATTCAAGCCTTGCTCTGGAATTAGATTTAACAGAACATTTTGAACGTCACGGGTTTTATGTTTCAGATGAAACAAAAGAGATTGTCAGTCAATATGAAAAACCATCGATTAAAACATGGTACGCTAATTATGATTACATCGAATACGAAGGTGATGGGTTTGATGAAGATGTAACAGTTGATGTTTCGCTTGAATCTAGCGGTGATTCGTTAAAGTTAACATTCACGGTTGATGATGAAGCTAAAAACGATGTCTTAGGTTATGAGATTTTCAAAGACGATCAACTCATTGGTTTTACATCAACGAATAGCTTTATTGATCAATCAGTAAGCAAAGAAGATGGTGTAAACTATACAGTCATTCCATATGATAAAAAGTTACAACCTGGTCAAGCTGCTTCAATTAATACATTAACACCAACTTTATTACTTCAACAGTCAGAGTATACGATTAAGCTGAATGAATCATTTAATCCAATGCATTTAGTCCATGCAACTAACTATCTAGGAGAAGATATTAGTTCACGTGTAGTCGTTCATGGAAACGTGGATGCAACAGAACGAGGGACTTATCCGATTGAGTTTACAATCGAAGATGAAGGAATAACAGTTAGTAAAGTGATGAATGTTAACGTTGTAAGTGATTATGATTACTTATCAGACTTAGAATGGACATCAGCTAAAACTCAATTTGGAACGATTCGAAAAAATGAGTCTATTAAAGGTCGCTTGTATGGTGAAATTAAAGACTTTGAAAAAGGAATCCGTATTCATGCGAATGGAACACTTGTTTATGATTTATCAGAAGTTGAATATGAGTATTTTGAAGCTTTATTAGGCGTTGATATGAATATTACATCGCAAAATAATTCAAGTCTTAAGTTTATTATTAAAGCAGATGGAGAGGTTATTTTCGAAACAGGTGTTTTAAAACATGCAGATGATTTAATCCCAGTGAAATTACCGGTTCATGATGTTCAGCAATTAACGATTGAAGTCAGTGATGCGGGTAATACGAACACGAGCGATCATTCAGTGATTATTAATCCAAAGTTAACAACAAATAATGCTAAACCAACATTAACTATTCCAGCAGATACAGCTGTTAAAGTTGGAGAGTCAATAGAAGATGTCGTTGGTTCTTATGAAGCAATAGATGCTGAAGATGGAAATCTTTTTGAAGATGTTGTAGTGAGTGGAGTAGAGAAGGTTAACTTTAACCGACCTGGAACTTATGAAATTAATTATCGTGTGACGGATTCAGATAAGAATCAGGTTGAAAAATCTCGTACTATTTTAGTCATTAATATGGACGATTTTGATTATTTAACTGACTATGAATGGAAATCTGCCATTCAAAGTTACGGAAGTGCTAAAAAAGATGTGTCAGCAAGTTCAAATCCGTTAAGACTAACAAATGAACATGGAGAGATTGTGACGTATGATCGTGGAATTGGGGCTCATTCGACATCAACGATTATTTATGATTTAACAAATAAAAACTATGGTTTCTTCACTGCTTATGTAGGGGTCGATCGTCAGATGTACGGTAGTGTCGGAAGCGTCACATTTGAAGTGTACGTTGATGGCGTGAAACAATTTGATAGCGGTCGTATGAATTCTAAAGATCCTCGACAATACGTTGAAGTTAATGTAGCGGGAGCTAAAGAATTAAAGTTAGTAGTAACCGATGCTGGAAATGGAAATGGATCAGATCATGCTACATGGGCAGATACCAAACTTCATTATGCTAAAGAATTAAGTATAGATACAACTTTATTAGAAGAGAAGTTACAAGAAGCAAAAGAAATTAATTCAAATGAATTTACTCATGAAAGCTACGAAGCCTTAGGTTTAACTATCATGGAGGCGGAGTCTTTATTAACTCGTGAAGAAGTCACTCAAGAAGAGATTGATGCAATGATTGAAGCGTTAAGTACGGCCATCAATAACTTGATTGTAATAGGAGATTTAACATCCTTAACAGAGTTAATCTCAAAAGCACAATCGCTTGATGCAGCGTTATATACAGTGACTAGTATTCAAGCATTACAAGAGGTTTTAAATGAAGCAGATGAATTAGTAAATTCAAAGAATGCCACAGAATCGCAAGTGGTTAAAATGGCTGATAAGCTATCAAAAGCACTAGAAAACCTTGTGATGCTTAGTGAGTATGAGCCTTTAAAAGAGTTATTAGAGCAAGTGAACGAGTTAAAAGTTTATCTTTATAGCAAAGAATCAGTAGCAATTATTGAAGAACTAAAAGAAGTGCTACCAGTCGTTTTAGCTAATGATACATTAACGTCACAACAAATTCAACAACAGATAGATTTTACTAAAGATCAGTTAGAAAACCTTGACTTTAATCAGCAAAAAATAAAGCTTCAGAAGAGATTAGAAGAAATTTCTGATATTTCATTTGAAGATGTGGTAGGAATTAAGCATGCTGAAGCTCGTTGGAGTAATTTCATTTTTGTTAAAGATTATTTACAATCATTATTGATAGATTTAGAAAGTACTGACGAAGTTATTTCACAAGGATTAGCGATGTTAGATTATACATTAGGAGAGTTATTTAATAGCTAA